A stretch of DNA from Candidatus Bathyarchaeota archaeon:
GGCAGTTAAAGTTAAACCAGAAAATATTGAAATTGTTTTTCTTGTTTTTTAGAACGTTTTTTATTCGGGTGTGAACAGAAAACATTGATAATACATTGTATGGTATTGATTCTAAAACTGTGGGTTAACAAAGGAAGTTTAAAATCATGACCAAAGGAAAAAAGAAAGAAAAAATGCATTCTTTGTTGAATGAACTGTTAATTGATTCTAGCAGAAGTGACAGAGAATTAGGAAAAATCATCGGAGTGTCCCAGCCAACTATTTCCCGAACAAAGAAAATACTTGTAAAAAAAGGTGTGATACAGGGTTTCAGTGCAATACCTAATTTTTTTCAAATAGGATATGAACTAATGGCTTTAACTTTTGTAAAAATCAAAACAAACTTGTCATCTATCGAAGAACGAAAAAAAGGTCATAATATAGTTATAGAATGGATGAATAAACAAAACAACGTAGTTTTCGCCTCATATTGCAGAGGATGCGACTCTGACGGATTAATGATTTCATTCCATCCAAATTATAAAGACTTTGACCATTTCATCCAAAAACATAACAGGGAATTAGGCTACTTACTAATCGACGTAAAAAGCGCCCTTGTCAACCTCGATAATGACCAAATAATTAAAGCTTTTAACTTCAAACATTTAGCAGAAAAATCGCGGTGTACAGAATAATGCAATTGCTGATTTCTGCATAAGTTCTGAAATTTTCTGGACACCCAACAAAGGACGAAAAAGTTCATGCAAACAGCACCTGAAGTTTCAGGTTGTTTGCTTATCCACAACAACCCGAAGTTTTCTATGTTTTCTTCTAGCTATCGCTCTTTTTTTACTTGTAGAATGTATAACATTATATGTTTGTAATTTTTTGTCAGATTTTTTTGAGCCATTTTTAGTCTCAGACAAAAATGTTGCCTCCTTAAAATAATTTAATTAATTTTTAGAAATCAACCACAAATTGTTGTTTGTGAAATGTAGTAACGACCGTTTTTGGTTTTTTTTATAGCTCCCAGAAAAGCGCCAGCAAAATAATCAAGCCAATATTGTTCTTGTTCATTCAAATTGGCTTCTTCAAAGGTTACTGCTTTGTCTATAGATGTTGCATCTACTTTTGCAAATTTACGAATCAAACGGTCTAACATTACAAACTGAAAACCAGACATAGACAATTTCACTCCCCCTCCTTTTTATTTGAATTGTTTATGTAGAAAACTCAAAATAAGGGACATTAATTGGATTGTTCACAAAATCCACTGAGAATTCTACAATTAATAATACACAGTACTTCCTTATTAAGACAACAGTTTGAACCTGCACAACTTCGCAGACAATGAACAAATCCGATTATGCACGCATAAGGTAGATGGATTCTTCTAATCCACATTCTTTTCCGTAAGTTTTCAAAAGCATTTCATATTCTATTCTTGCTTTGGTTCGTTCATTTCCGGTCAGACTGAAAATCTTTTTTTCTAATAGGGCAATCCTATGGCGTAAGTTCTCTTTTTGATTTTCATTTGACAATTCTTTTCCCCCCACAAAATGGAAAATGAATCCTGTTATATTTTAGGGCATTGAAATCTAATAAACATACCGTACGTTCGTATCCCTTAGAATCCATGAACGTGGAATCCAATTGCTGATTGCTTTGCTCTCCAAAAATTAACTTAAACATTAAATGCTTAAAACAAATAAAATGTTTACAGAGGTTTCCCCATGGATCAAGAAGCGTCACTTGAAAGGCTGCAAAAGACTCGAAGAGAAAACGAAGAAGCGTACCTGAAAGCCAAAGCGTTCTTAGACGGTTTTCGGGCAAGAGGTCAACTAAAGCAAAGGGACGATGATTTCTTAGTTCTCATGGAGTTCGTGATTAAAGGATTCAAAAACCATGGAAACGACATTATTACTGCCTTTGAAAACCAAGTAAGATTCACAGAAGCCCTTAACAATGTGCAAACTAAAATCACTAAACTTGAAGAAGAACTAAACCAACTAAAAATAACATTAGATCGAATGTACAAAGACAAATAACAATCCATCCCGGGTTGAGAACAGTTTTATTTTCTAAAACCAATCAGTTGGTTGGTGTATTCTGGTGGATTTTGAGTTAACCAAAACACAAAAGAAGCTAAAAGAGTCTGTCAGAAGCTTTTGTGAAAAAGAGTTTGATTCTGATTACGCCCTTGATTTTGATAAAAAAGAAGAATTCCCGTTTGACCTTTATAGAAAAAGTGCAAAACAAGGGTTTTCCAGCCTGTTTATCCCAAAAAAGTACGGCGGCAAAGGTCAAGGATATCAAGCAGCTTGTTTAGCCACGGAAGAAATGTGTAAAGCAGATTCATCTTTAGGTTTAGCTAGCATCATTGGAACCTTTGGAAGTGACATATTGTTGCGTCATGGAACCGAGGAACAAAAACTCAAGTATCTTCCAAATCTTTGCCAAGGAATCACCATAAGCGCAGCAGCATTTACTGAACCCGCTCGGGGAACAGATTTATCAACAGTAGATACTAAAGCAACAAAAAATGGAGACTATTGGACGATAAATGGAACTAAAACCCTGATAACAAATGCGCCTATTGCCAACTTTTTCATTGTTTTGTGTCAAACAAACAACATCAAGAAGTCTCATCAAAACCTGTCTTTGTTTATTGTAGATAAGAAAGCCACAGGGATAACGGTTACCAAGTTGTCAAACAAAATGGGAATCAGATGCGTTCCAACAGGAAAAATTTCTTTCAAAAACGTAAATGTTAGTGCTGCTAACCTGCTAGGAAAACAAGATGAAGGCTTCAGTCATTCAATGGATTTTTTTACAGTAAGCAGAACCATTATTGCAGCTCAGGCTGTAGGAACCGCCCAAGGAGTCTTGGACATTGCAGTAAAATATGCTCAAAACAGAAAATCCGCAGGACAGCCGATAATTCGTTTTCAACAGATAGGAGCCAAAATAGCTCAAATCGCATCAGAAATTGAAGCTGCAAGACTGCTTACCTACAAAGCAGCATGGACAATAGACCAAAACACCGTGGATCCGATGTTGACATCCATGGCGAAGCTTTACGCAAGCAAAGTAGCAGTAAAGGCAACTGATGCTGCAGTTCAAGTTTTAGGCGGGTACGGTTACCTGGGAGAATACAAGGTTGAACGAGCATATCGGGACGCAAAAATAACCGAAATATATGAAGGAACCTCTGAAATCCAAAGATTAGCTGTCCTTAAACAATTAATAAAAAAATTGTAATTAAATAGTTTTGAGGCAAATATGGTGTCCAATAGTTACTGCACAATAAAAGTTCACAAAAAAAGGCAGATTGCACATATTAGATTTAACCGACCTGACAAGCTTAACGCTATAAACTCTGTTATGTTACAAGAATTGTCTCAAGCAATAGACAACCTTGAGATAGACAAAAAAATAAAATGTTTAGTAATATCAGGTGAGGGAAAAAAGTCCTTCAGTGCTGGTGCTGATTTAACTGAACTTCAGAATTTGACCAAAGAAACAGCAAGAGCTTTCTCTATTAATGGGCAAGAAGTTTTTTCAAAAATTGAAAACATGTCTAAACCTGTTTTAGCCTCCATTAAGGGATACGCATTAGGGGGAGGGCTTGAGTTAGCGTTAGCCTGTGATTTTCGAATATCATCAGATGATGCTCAATTTGGGTTTCCAGAAATTAA
This window harbors:
- a CDS encoding Lrp/AsnC family transcriptional regulator; the encoded protein is MTKGKKKEKMHSLLNELLIDSSRSDRELGKIIGVSQPTISRTKKILVKKGVIQGFSAIPNFFQIGYELMALTFVKIKTNLSSIEERKKGHNIVIEWMNKQNNVVFASYCRGCDSDGLMISFHPNYKDFDHFIQKHNRELGYLLIDVKSALVNLDNDQIIKAFNFKHLAEKSRCTE
- a CDS encoding acyl-CoA/acyl-ACP dehydrogenase; this encodes MDFELTKTQKKLKESVRSFCEKEFDSDYALDFDKKEEFPFDLYRKSAKQGFSSLFIPKKYGGKGQGYQAACLATEEMCKADSSLGLASIIGTFGSDILLRHGTEEQKLKYLPNLCQGITISAAAFTEPARGTDLSTVDTKATKNGDYWTINGTKTLITNAPIANFFIVLCQTNNIKKSHQNLSLFIVDKKATGITVTKLSNKMGIRCVPTGKISFKNVNVSAANLLGKQDEGFSHSMDFFTVSRTIIAAQAVGTAQGVLDIAVKYAQNRKSAGQPIIRFQQIGAKIAQIASEIEAARLLTYKAAWTIDQNTVDPMLTSMAKLYASKVAVKATDAAVQVLGGYGYLGEYKVERAYRDAKITEIYEGTSEIQRLAVLKQLIKKL
- a CDS encoding enoyl-CoA hydratase/isomerase family protein; the encoded protein is MSNSYCTIKVHKKRQIAHIRFNRPDKLNAINSVMLQELSQAIDNLEIDKKIKCLVISGEGKKSFSAGADLTELQNLTKETARAFSINGQEVFSKIENMSKPVLASIKGYALGGGLELALACDFRISSDDAQFGFPEIKLGFIPGWGGTQRLPLIVGESKSKQLIMLGENIRSEEALKIGLVDTVVSSDDLDREIESFAQKLSECPPSACYQLKKTIFSNLVDDDFKKETASFVQLFLLTETKNKLADIASQRNKK